A genomic window from Lineus longissimus chromosome 17, tnLinLong1.2, whole genome shotgun sequence includes:
- the LOC135501341 gene encoding serine beta-lactamase-like protein LACTB, mitochondrial encodes MHWNFISLRSASKVLLLSRVQCAKIFPTRAYCENNGGQKFRSWKWNSLVYISAPLVLCGCVGAFAWLRKDTVLGQGDQVNVSRKRRTLENAIQESRDIIQRVKDEVGAPGIVVGVCVDGEHVWKEGSGYSDVENRVHCNSETVMRIASISKVITMTIVAKLMENNQLDIDKPVQEYVKEFPEKTFEGEKVTITTRHLLSHVSGIRHYETAEEIQKKKQEKEREKKEGKKLVKNENELKMKEYNLKEKYASVKDALMIFKDDELIHKPGTEFLYSTHAWTLVSAVLEGATKKEFPDMLRSLFKELGMTRTYLDENEPLIYGRSRFYERNNKGKIMNTPYVDNSYKWAGGGLLSTVGDLLKFGNVILYSYQWHPNNFSSELSTGIHMSNESEELVVNHEKDIIKAKGLPGYLSRQTIVKTWDVNEKAKCSWDKNGHFALGWAVVPEKKTNGCCQEQRFYISHTGGAVGASSALVILPREGEGSHTVPPSGVVVGIITNLSSVGLAKVAMEIAALFEDVPMPIQGK; translated from the exons atgcactGGAATTTTATATCATTACGATCTGCATCAAAGGTTCTATTATTGTCAAGAGTTCAGTGTGCCAAAATCTTCCCAACAAGGGCCTATTGTGAAAATAATGGAGGTCAAAAGTTCCGATCCTGGAAGTGGAATTCACTGGTGTACATTTCTGCACCTCTTGTGCTGTGTGGTTGTGTTGGGGCTTTTGCCTGGCTGCGCAAAGATACAGTGTTGGGACAGGGGGACCAGGTGAACGTCTCACGGAAGAGAAGAACACTTGAAAATGCAATACAAGAGAGTAGAGACATTATCCAAAGAGTAAAG GATGAGGTTGGTGCCCCAGGAATTGTGGTTGGTGTGTGTGTTGATGGTGAGCATGTCTGGAAAGAAGGATCGGGCTATTCTGATGTTGAGAATCGTGTCCACTGCAACTCGGAGACAGTCATGAGGATAGCCAGCATCTCCAAGGTTATCACCATGACGATAGTTGCCAAGCTGATGGAGAACAATCAACTTGATATTGATAAACCGGTTCAAGAATATGTGAAGGAATTTCCAGAGAAAACCTTTGAGGGGGAAAAG GTTACCATAACAACGCGTCATCTATTGTCACACGTGAGCGGGATCAGACACTATGAGACGGCTGAAGAGATTCAGAAGAAGAAGCAAGAAAAGGAACGAGAGAAGAAAGAAGGCAAGAAGTTGGTCAAGAACGAGAATGAGTTAAAGATGAAGGAGTATAATCTGAAGGAGAAATATGCGAGTGTGAAGGATGCCTTGATGATCTTTAAAGATGAtgagttgatacataagccag GCACTGAGTTCCTCTACTCAACCCACGCTTGGACGCTTGTTAGTGCTGTGTTAGAGGGCGCCACTAAGAAGGAATTCCCGGACATGCTGCGTAGTTTATTCAAAGAGCTTGGCATGACGAGGACGTATCTAGATGAAAACGAGCCGCTGATTTATGGAAGATCAAG GTTTTATGAAAGGAACAATAAAGGTAAAATAATGAATACACCATACGTGGACAACTCTTACAAGTGGGCTGGAGGTGGATTACTTTCAACTGTTGGAGACTTGTTAAAGTTTGGCAATGTTATTTTATACAGTTACCAATGGCATCCAAACAACTTTTCTTCTGAGCTGTCTACCGGAATTCATATGTCTAATGAATCAGAGGAGTTGGTTGTAAATCATGAAAAAGACATAATCAAAGCAAAAGGTCTTCCAGGATATTTAAGTCGGCAGACTATAGTAAAGACTTGGGACGTGAATGAGAAGGCCAAGTGCTCATGGGATAAGAATGGTCACTTTGCTTTAGGCTGGGCTGTTGTTCCTGAGAAGAAGACGAATGGTTGTTGTCAGGAGCAGCGTTTCTATATCTCACATACAGGTGGAGCTGTTGGTGCTTCCAGTGCCTTGGTTATCCTTCCACGTGAGGGTGAAGGCAGTCATACAGTGCCCCCTAGTGGTGTGGTTGTTGGTATAATAACAAATCTGAGTAGTGTTGGACTTGCTAAGGTTGCCATGGAGATAGCTGCTTTATTTGAAGATGTTCCCATGCCGATTCAAGGCAAGTAA